Genomic segment of Fusobacterium perfoetens:
TTATATTCCTACTTATTCTAAAGATATAAAAGTTGGAGTTATTTTAGGGCAACAAGATGACCACTTTACAGAAGCTGGTATAAAAACTTTCTTAAATGAAACTTATACTGTCACTCAAGAAAGCGATAGAATGGGTATCAGACTTTCTTCTGTATCTGGAGCTACAATAGAACATAAAAATGGTGCTGATATTATATCTGATGGTATAACTTTTGGTGCTATACAAGTTCCCGGAAGTGGACAACCAATAGTTATGATGGCTGATAGACAAACTACTGGAGGATACACTAAGATAGGAAATGTTATAAGCTCTGATTTAGCAAAACTTGCTCAAGCCACTCCTGGAACAAAAGTAAAATTTGTAGAATATACTTTAGAACAAGCTGTACAAGCTATAAAAAATAATGATATTATAATAAATAATCAAAATTCTTATATCTCTCCTGTTAAAGAGGAAGTTGTAGATAGTTCTAGTAGAGATTATAGAATAAAAATTAACAATAAAATTTTTGAATTAAAAGTTGAAAGAATAAGATAAAAATTTAAATGGACTTTTGCATTTATAATTTTGCAACAGTCCATTTTTTTAATTCATATTTTCCATTCTTTTTATCTCTCTTCTCACTAAAAAACTTGCCATTAAAAATGAGATAAAATCTGCCACAGGTCCAGCATATAAAACTCCATCTATCTCTAAAAATTTAGGAAAAATAACTATCATTGGAAGCAAAAATAAAATCTGTCTTGTTATAGAAACTATCATTCCTATCTTTGCTCTCCCTATAGCTGTGAAAAAGTTTCCACACATTGGCTGTACAGCATTTAAAAAAGTTAATCCCATAAATATTTTGAAATATTTCTCTGCAAAAATAAAATACTCCTCTGTTCCGTCTCCAAATATACTTGTAAGTTCTCTTGGAAAAATTTGAAATATCAAAAAAGCCAATGTTGATATTGTTATTCCTGTTCCTAACATAATTTTAAAAGTTTCTTTTACTCTCTCATAATTTTTTGCCCCATAATTAAATCCAATAATAGGTTGAGCTCCTTGAGCTATTCCAATTATTATTGAAATAAAAATAATATTTATTTTTGTTATTATTCCTACACAAGCAAGAGGGATAGCTCCACCATAAATAGAGCGTTCTCCATAATACATCAAAACATTGTTAAGAGTGATTTGAACTATCATCATTGCAAGTTGATTAGTGGCTGGTCCCATTCCCAAAAATATAATATTTTTTATTAAATCTAAAGATGGTGAAAATAAAATCTCTTTCGTAACTTTAAAACTTTTCATTTTGTAAAAAAGATAGTATATAACACAACAAAAAGATATTATCTGTCCAATAACTGTTGCCCAAGCAGCTCCAGCTATCCCCATATTAAGTCCAAAAATAAATATTGGGTCTAAAATAGTATTTGCCAAAGCCCCACTTAAAATACTTATCATTGAAAATTTTGGACTTCCGTCAGCTCTGATTATAAAACTCATCACAGTTGAGAGAATAATAAAAGGTATTCCAAAATTTGTTATTCCTGTGTAAGTTCTTGCATAGGGAAAAATTTTTTCAGTAGAGCCAAAAAAATAAAGTAAATTATCTAAAAATAAAAAAACTATTATTGAAATAATTAAACCTAAGACAGTTGCAAAAAATATTCCATTTCCCACTATTTTTTTAGCTTTTTCATCTTCGCCTCTCCCTTGACAAAGGCTAAAATTTGAAGCTGTTCCTATTCCACAAAGAAGAGAGGTTGCTAAACAAACTGTAACTAATGGAAATGCTACATTAGTTGCTGCATTCCCTAAGACTCCAACACTTTGTCCAATGAAAATTTGATCAACAATATTATATAAAGCACTAACAAGCCCACTAATTATAGCTGGTATTGAAAATCTTAAAAGTAACTTTGGTATTTTTTCTATTGCTAAAATATTTTTTCCCATACTCCTCCTTTACAAAAAAAGCATAAGTCACACAATTGGACTTACGCTTCCGCTACACATTGCTTAAAATTTCTTTAAAATATTATACCATAATTTTTTTATTTTTTCTAAATTTTTTAACTATTTATACTGTAAAATGTGTTATACTATCTTTTATAGATGACAAAAAGGAGGGGCTATTTTTTAGCATATTTTTATGAAATTATCAAATGATTTAGGAAATGATTCTATTCTTGGACTTGTTTTTAAACTAGCTATCCCTACAATGCTAGCTCAACTTGTAAATCTTCTTTATAGTATTATTGATAGAATGTATATTGGACATATTCCTATTGTGGGAAGTTTAGCTCTTGCTGGAGTTGGAATATGTGGACCAATAGTTGCTTTTCTCTCTTCCTTTGGAACTTTAATTGGACTTGGTGGTTCTATTATAATGTCAATCAGAATGGGAGAAAAAAATAATGAAAAAGCAAAACAAGTTTTAGCAAATAGTTTTTTGGCTCTTTCTATACTAGGAGTTAGTTTGACTATTATTTTTCTTTTATTAAAAAATAGATTGATTATGCTTTTTGGAGCTAGTGAGATTACTTTTTCCTATGCTAATACATATTTGACAATCTATACTTTAGGAAGTTTTTTCGCTCTTATGGCAATTGGACTTAACTTTTTTATAACTTGCCAAGGTTTTCCAATGATAGGAATGTTTACTGTAATTATTGGGGCTTTAACTAATATTTTACTTGATACTGTTTTTATATTTGGTTTGAAAATGGGAGTGGCTGGAGCTGCTTGGGCAACCGTTATAGCTCAGTTTTTATCTTTTTTATTTGCTTTTCTTTTTTTGACTAGCAAAAAAATTATTATCCCCATAACTTTTGGAGGATATTCAAAAGACATAATTAAAAAAATAATAAAATTTGGATTTTCTCCATTTTTTATCTTAGCCACTGATAGTTTGATTTTAATCAACTTAAATGCTATGCTACAAAAATTTGGAGGTTCGTCTCAAGGAGATTTACTTATCTCTGGAGCTACTATTATTCAAAGTTATCTTTTACTTATAACAGGTCCTTTAATTGGTCTTTCTGGAGGAACTCAACCTCTTTTAAGTTATAACTACGGAGGTAAAAATATAGAAAGAGTTAAACAAGCTGAAAAATATATTACAATTTTTGCTCTTACTCTTACAACTACTATGTTCTTTGCTACAAAATATATTGCCCCTTATTTTATAAGTCTTTTTACTACTGAATTAAGTCTTACTGATATCTCTCTTTGGGGGATAAAAATGAGTGTCTTGGCAATTATTCCATTGTCATTTCAATATTGTTTTGTGGATGGATTTACGGCAGTTGGAAGAATAAAAACCGCTTTTTCTCTATCAATGTTAAGAAAATTTACTTATATGATTAGTACATTTTTATTACCTATATTTTTTGAAGCTAAATTTGCTTTTTTTGCTCAACCTATCTGTGATATTGTTGGTTCAATAGCGAGTAGTATTGTTTTCTATCTTGTATTTAAAAAACATCTCGAAAAAAGATTAAGACAAAACTAAAATAAAAATAACTGTTGCATTTTTTCCAAAAAAACAATATAATTTAGTAAACTGAATTATTAAAGTGCTAGATGATAGGAGGAAAAAATGAATAAATTAAAAAATCCTGTAAATGATGCTTTATTTGAGGCTTTCTTAAAATTAGAAACTTTAGAAGAGTGTTATGCTTTTTTTGAAGATATTTGTACTTTTAAAGAGATTGAGGCAATGGGAGCAAGACTTGAAGCAGCAAAACTTTTAGATAAAGGAAATACTTATGAAGAAATTTTAAAAAAAATAAATATTTCATCTTCTACTCTTAGCCGTGTAAGTAAAGCTTTTAAATATGGAACTGGTGGATATAAACTTATTATTGATAGAGTAGAAGAAAAAAAAGATTAAAAATAGGGCTGTTAATCCAGCCCTATTTTTAGAATGTATCCCTCTAAATTCTTTTAAAACTATTTCCCCTTACATCAACAGGAATACTATCCACAACTTCCCCATTATCTACTACTGTATAAAAGCTACATAAGTTTGCAGTTGAACAAGAATGATTAGGTATTATCTCTATTTTATCCCCCACTTTTAAATTAGTTTCTCCGTGAATATGAAGTTTTCCAACTTCTTCTGAAAGTCCTGCAACTATAAGTTCCGGATGACCTATCACAGTTCCAAACCCTACAATAGAACTATTTCCATGTGCTCCTTGATCAAGCCCTAAACATTTAGCTCCAGCATCACAAATAAATAAATCTTCACTCGGATGAGAAATTATTGTTGCATAAACTGTTAAAGCACAATCTTTAACTTCTGCTTTTTTTATAGAAAGTTGAATACTATCTAAAAATACATAATTTCCTGGATGAAGTACATTTATATTTTTATCTTTTACAGCTTCAGAAAACGTAGGTGTTGAACCACTTGTTATATACTCAAGCTCATATCCTGCATCAATCATAAGTTCTTTTGCTTTTGAAAGAGTTTGACATTCATCATCAACATATTTTTGAATCTCCGTTTCACAAGTTGCTCCATAAACATGTCCTGGGTGAGATGAAATCCCTCTTAATTTTAGATTTTTCAATTTCTTTAACTGATCAGCAAATTCAACAAGATTATCTACCAAAACACCAAAACGATGAAGACCGCTATCAACAATTATTGTATAACTTACAACTATTCCTGTTTTTTCAGCCATCTCATTTATCATTTTAGCTCCATCAAGATTATCAAGTCTTATAATAAAGTCTGTTTTTTTAGTAAGTTCAATTACTCTTTCTATGTTTTCTTTACTTGCAACTGGATAAGCATACATTATTTTTTTCATACCCATTTCACAACACATTTCACATTCATCAAGAGTTCCACAAAGAGCACCTGTCGCTCCTATTTCAAGCTGCATTTCCATAAGTTTTTTACTTTTATGAGTTTTTATCATAGGCCATAATTCTTTTTTATTTTCGTTACACATCTCTTGATATACTCTCATATTATTTTTTAAAGCATTCATATTAAGCAAAATAGCAGGTGTTTTTAAATTTTCTTTTTTCATTTTCCCTCCTTCACTTACTAAAAAATACTATTAATTATTTTAAATGAGTTTTTAAGAATTTTTCCATATCCTCTTGAGGAACCATTCTTCCACCAGTAGCCCAACAAATATGATAAGCATTTTCTATATTTTTACCAATTTTTTCTTCTATATATTTTTTACTAGCTTCATATTTCATTAAAGTAACTGGTCCTTCAAATGCTGCACAAGAAGACGGCTCAATTCTTTTTGCTTCAGAACTATCAAGGCATCTTAAATAATCATAAAGCTTATAATCTTCTAATGTAAATATTCCACTTAAAATTGGATCCATTAAATGAGATACAAGTCCTGAAGCTCTTCCTACTGCAAGTCCATCAGCATGAGTTAATCCATAAATTCCTATATCACGAACACAGATATTTTCATATAATTCTGTTGCCATTCCAAGAACCATACAAGGTGCAAGAGTTGGTTCTACAAAGAATATGTAAGCATTTTCTTTAAATATTCTCTTAAGTCCATAAGCTACTCCACCTGGTGCTCCTCCAACCCCACAAGGAATATACACTAATAATGGATGTTCTTTATCTATAACAATTCCTTTTTCATCAAGTTGTTTTTTCATTCTTGAGGCTGCTACTGTATATCCCAAGAAAAGATTCATTGATTTTTCATCATCTACGAAATAACTCTTAGGATCTGCATCAGAATTTTTTCTTCCCTCTTCAACAGCTTTTCCATAGTCATCAGCATATTCTACTACTGTAACACCTTTTGATCTTAACATATCTTTTTTCCATTGTTTTGCGTCAGCTGACATATGAACTATTACTTCAAATCCTAGAGCAGCACTTGTTATACCTATACTTAATCCTAAATTTCCAGTTGATCCAACTTGAACTTTAAATCCTGAAAAGAATTTTTTAAATTTTTCATCAGCTAATATTGAATAATCATCATCGATAGAAAGCATTCCAGCTTCCATAGCTAACTCTTCAGCATGTTTTAATACTTCGTAAACTCCTCCTCTAGCTTTTATTGATCCAGCAACTGGAAGATGGCTATCCATTTTTAAATATAATTTTCCAGGTATGTTTACTTGATATTTTTCTTCAAGTTCTTTTTGCATAGCAAATATTGGTTCTAAAGGTGATTCTATAATTCCATTTGTTTCTGCAGTTTCTGGGAAAACTTTTTTAATAAATGGAGCAAATCTTGCAAGACGTGCTTCAGCATCTTTTAAGTCATCATCTGACATTGGTAATTCTTTTTCATATTCAGAATAATCTATTTCATTTGGATTTATCCATACAAATTCTTTTTTTCCAGCTATTTTTTCTACAGTTTCATTTCTATATCTCATTATCACTTCTGTACTCATCTTTTCTCCTTTAAAAATATTTAATCCTTTTAATATATGTTACTATTATTTAAAGAAAAAATCTAGTAATTTTTAACAAAAAAAAACCTCCCTTTTTAAGAGAGGTTTTTTAATCTAAAAGAATTCTATAAAAAAGTCCCTAACTTTTATTAAATCTTCAAACTTTTTAAATGGTAGCTTATTTTCTTCATTTGTAAATTTAACTGTATCTTCTACAACTATACATTTTATTCCCCCAGATATAGCTGCTTTCAATCCCAAAACTGAATCTTCTAATACAAAAGTTTCGTTAGGATCTACTTTAAACTTATCACAAGCTTTTAAAAATATCTCAGGATGTGGTTTACTATTACTAACCTCATCTCCAAAAACAAATTCATCAAAATACTCATATATTTTAGTATCTTTTAATTCTTTTTCTGCTATACTTTTTTCACTCGATGTTGCCACTACCATTTTTATATTTTCTTTTTTTAAAAAAGTTAATAATTCAAAAACTCCTTTTTTTAAATTTATTCCCTTTTTTTCTATTATTTGTCTTTGAATTCTTCTTTTTTCTTCTATAAAGTCAAATAATTCATTTTCATTAATGATATCTTTCAAAACTTTTATAGAATTTTCTCTATTTCCACCTTTAATTTTTCTAAGGATGTCCCCCGTAATTTTTATATCCCTATTTTTTCCAGCCTCTATCCAAGCCTCGTTTGCAATTCTTTCAGTATCTAAAAGTAACCCATCCATATCAAAAATGATAAGTTCTGGTCTTTTCATATTAATCTAAAAGTTCCTTTACCATTTGATATACTGCTTTTACATCTTCAACCTTTGTATTTCCAGTTTCTTTATCTATTACAGCACCATAAATATGAGGCATTACTTTTTCTACTCCAGCGTCTAAACATATTTTTGTAATTTCTTTAAAGTTACTTAAATCTACTCCACCTGATGGCTCCATCATTGGTACTCCGTGTCTTGCACAAGCTTCTGCTACAGCTTTTAATTCATCTTTAGATTTTAATCCACCCATTGGAAAATATTTTATTCCTTGAGCTCTCATATCTAATACCATTGCCATTGCTGTATCTACATCAACAATAGCTGGTTCCTCTTTTGAGCTAAGTTCCCCAGTAGAAATTTTTACTTTTCCAACTATTCCTGTTGGGCTCATAAGTACATTTATTGCTGTATTTTCTGATCCTAAAGCTTTCAATGCTCCTGCTGCGTAAGCTGCTCCTGTAAATACTTGATTAACGTGTCCTGGATCTGTTGCTGCTGCTATTAATGCTGCTTTTTGAAATTGTGCTGGATCTCCTGCTCCTAATCCAACAGAAACTACTGGAACTGTTTGCATATAATCTTTAACATATTCAATTCCCTCTTCTACAGTTGAAAATTGTTTTGATAATACTCCAATTGCTGTATATCCATCTATTGCATCAAAAACTTCTTTTCCATTTTTTTTATCTTTTGCTAAAAAATTAACTGCCACTCTGTCTTTATAAAATTTTATTTTTGTTTGCATTTTTTCCTCCAATTTATTTTAAAATTTCTTTTATTCTTTTTGCAATATAAACAATATCATCATCAGTTAAAGCTCTCATATCTACGTTTACTATTCCTAAATTAGCATAATGTTTTCTTACGTGAATTTCTGCTTCTCCCTCTCTTAAATGTTTCATAAAATCTTTTCCAGTCATATTAGTTAGTTTATCATTTAATTTTATTTGAACTCTATAAATCTCTCTTCCAGCTTCATCTTGAACTATTGAAGTATTTACTTTTGGTTCATCTTCTAACTCTTTTATTAGAAGATTAGCTAACCTCATTTGTTCTGCTACTACTAATTTTTCATCTCTGTCTGCATATTCTTCAACGGCTTTTAAAAGTCCCATCATACACATTTTTCCTATTTTCATAGCTCTTCCAATACCTTTATATTGCATTTTTATAGCATCAATATACTCTTTTTTTCCTGTTACAAATCCTGATGCTGGTCCACATAGAGCCTTTGCTCCTGAATAAATAACTAAATCTCCACCTTTTTGAAGATATTTTTTTATATCCTCTTCTGCTGCTGCATCAATTATTAAAGGTAAATTATTTTTATGAGCTATCTCTGCCATCTCTTCTATAGAAAGCATTCCCTTTTGAACTGCATGATGCGATTTTACATAAAGAAGAGCAACTGTATTTTCATCTATAGCTTCTTCTACATGTTCTGGTTTTACTTCGTTACTACAACCTACTTCTACTGGTACTCCTCCCCCAAGCCTTATCATTGTAGTCATTGGAGC
This window contains:
- a CDS encoding biotin-dependent carboxyltransferase family protein → METIKILDAGLLTTVQDLGRYGFQRYGVSASGVMDEYSAKIANKLVGNKVGEAVLETTLKGVQIEFLQNTAVAITGGNCDVTLNGAKIELWQSYLVNRGDILKMGICRSGLRNYLAFAGGIDVPIIMNSKSTNLKAKVGGFNGRKLMTGDVLSVGVGSLEAPLTLNKHYIPTYSKDIKVGVILGQQDDHFTEAGIKTFLNETYTVTQESDRMGIRLSSVSGATIEHKNGADIISDGITFGAIQVPGSGQPIVMMADRQTTGGYTKIGNVISSDLAKLAQATPGTKVKFVEYTLEQAVQAIKNNDIIINNQNSYISPVKEEVVDSSSRDYRIKINNKIFELKVERIR
- a CDS encoding DgaE family pyridoxal phosphate-dependent ammonia lyase; translation: MNIYENIGLKRVINGSGKMTALGVSKVSDKVAETMKQAGQNFVVIDDLIDRVGELISKVTGGEDTCVTSSASAAIALSVAGLITGKNISYIERLPITDGLKNKVILQKGHAVNYGAPMTTMIRLGGGVPVEVGCSNEVKPEHVEEAIDENTVALLYVKSHHAVQKGMLSIEEMAEIAHKNNLPLIIDAAAEEDIKKYLQKGGDLVIYSGAKALCGPASGFVTGKKEYIDAIKMQYKGIGRAMKIGKMCMMGLLKAVEEYADRDEKLVVAEQMRLANLLIKELEDEPKVNTSIVQDEAGREIYRVQIKLNDKLTNMTGKDFMKHLREGEAEIHVRKHYANLGIVNVDMRALTDDDIVYIAKRIKEILK
- a CDS encoding MATE family efflux transporter, producing MGKNILAIEKIPKLLLRFSIPAIISGLVSALYNIVDQIFIGQSVGVLGNAATNVAFPLVTVCLATSLLCGIGTASNFSLCQGRGEDEKAKKIVGNGIFFATVLGLIISIIVFLFLDNLLYFFGSTEKIFPYARTYTGITNFGIPFIILSTVMSFIIRADGSPKFSMISILSGALANTILDPIFIFGLNMGIAGAAWATVIGQIISFCCVIYYLFYKMKSFKVTKEILFSPSLDLIKNIIFLGMGPATNQLAMMIVQITLNNVLMYYGERSIYGGAIPLACVGIITKINIIFISIIIGIAQGAQPIIGFNYGAKNYERVKETFKIMLGTGITISTLAFLIFQIFPRELTSIFGDGTEEYFIFAEKYFKIFMGLTFLNAVQPMCGNFFTAIGRAKIGMIVSITRQILFLLPMIVIFPKFLEIDGVLYAGPVADFISFLMASFLVRREIKRMENMN
- a CDS encoding HAD family hydrolase, whose amino-acid sequence is MKRPELIIFDMDGLLLDTERIANEAWIEAGKNRDIKITGDILRKIKGGNRENSIKVLKDIINENELFDFIEEKRRIQRQIIEKKGINLKKGVFELLTFLKKENIKMVVATSSEKSIAEKELKDTKIYEYFDEFVFGDEVSNSKPHPEIFLKACDKFKVDPNETFVLEDSVLGLKAAISGGIKCIVVEDTVKFTNEENKLPFKKFEDLIKVRDFFIEFF
- the dsdA gene encoding D-serine ammonia-lyase, producing the protein MRYRNETVEKIAGKKEFVWINPNEIDYSEYEKELPMSDDDLKDAEARLARFAPFIKKVFPETAETNGIIESPLEPIFAMQKELEEKYQVNIPGKLYLKMDSHLPVAGSIKARGGVYEVLKHAEELAMEAGMLSIDDDYSILADEKFKKFFSGFKVQVGSTGNLGLSIGITSAALGFEVIVHMSADAKQWKKDMLRSKGVTVVEYADDYGKAVEEGRKNSDADPKSYFVDDEKSMNLFLGYTVAASRMKKQLDEKGIVIDKEHPLLVYIPCGVGGAPGGVAYGLKRIFKENAYIFFVEPTLAPCMVLGMATELYENICVRDIGIYGLTHADGLAVGRASGLVSHLMDPILSGIFTLEDYKLYDYLRCLDSSEAKRIEPSSCAAFEGPVTLMKYEASKKYIEEKIGKNIENAYHICWATGGRMVPQEDMEKFLKTHLK
- a CDS encoding alanine racemase, which gives rise to MKKENLKTPAILLNMNALKNNMRVYQEMCNENKKELWPMIKTHKSKKLMEMQLEIGATGALCGTLDECEMCCEMGMKKIMYAYPVASKENIERVIELTKKTDFIIRLDNLDGAKMINEMAEKTGIVVSYTIIVDSGLHRFGVLVDNLVEFADQLKKLKNLKLRGISSHPGHVYGATCETEIQKYVDDECQTLSKAKELMIDAGYELEYITSGSTPTFSEAVKDKNINVLHPGNYVFLDSIQLSIKKAEVKDCALTVYATIISHPSEDLFICDAGAKCLGLDQGAHGNSSIVGFGTVIGHPELIVAGLSEEVGKLHIHGETNLKVGDKIEIIPNHSCSTANLCSFYTVVDNGEVVDSIPVDVRGNSFKRI
- a CDS encoding MATE family efflux transporter translates to MKLSNDLGNDSILGLVFKLAIPTMLAQLVNLLYSIIDRMYIGHIPIVGSLALAGVGICGPIVAFLSSFGTLIGLGGSIIMSIRMGEKNNEKAKQVLANSFLALSILGVSLTIIFLLLKNRLIMLFGASEITFSYANTYLTIYTLGSFFALMAIGLNFFITCQGFPMIGMFTVIIGALTNILLDTVFIFGLKMGVAGAAWATVIAQFLSFLFAFLFLTSKKIIIPITFGGYSKDIIKKIIKFGFSPFFILATDSLILINLNAMLQKFGGSSQGDLLISGATIIQSYLLLITGPLIGLSGGTQPLLSYNYGGKNIERVKQAEKYITIFALTLTTTMFFATKYIAPYFISLFTTELSLTDISLWGIKMSVLAIIPLSFQYCFVDGFTAVGRIKTAFSLSMLRKFTYMISTFLLPIFFEAKFAFFAQPICDIVGSIASSIVFYLVFKKHLEKRLRQN
- a CDS encoding YerC/YecD family TrpR-related protein is translated as MNKLKNPVNDALFEAFLKLETLEECYAFFEDICTFKEIEAMGARLEAAKLLDKGNTYEEILKKINISSSTLSRVSKAFKYGTGGYKLIIDRVEEKKD
- the dagF gene encoding 2-dehydro-3-deoxy-phosphogluconate aldolase, encoding MQTKIKFYKDRVAVNFLAKDKKNGKEVFDAIDGYTAIGVLSKQFSTVEEGIEYVKDYMQTVPVVSVGLGAGDPAQFQKAALIAAATDPGHVNQVFTGAAYAAGALKALGSENTAINVLMSPTGIVGKVKISTGELSSKEEPAIVDVDTAMAMVLDMRAQGIKYFPMGGLKSKDELKAVAEACARHGVPMMEPSGGVDLSNFKEITKICLDAGVEKVMPHIYGAVIDKETGNTKVEDVKAVYQMVKELLD